DNA sequence from the Pseudodesulfovibrio sp. S3 genome:
TCCCAAGGAATTCTACGAGAAAAACAAGGTTGAAATACGCTTGGGTTCCAGGGTGTTGTCCATTGACACCAAGGCGAAAATCCTGACTCTGGATTGTGGCGACACCGTGAGTTACGACAGGTTGCTTCTGGCCACAGGAGGAACCCCGGTCAAGCCCAACCTGGCAGGCATCGACGGACCCGGCGTGCATAATTTCACCACCGTGGCTCATGCGGAAATCCTCAAGGAGTTGGTGGATAAAGTCAAGAAGGTAGTGGTCATCGGCGCGGGGCTTATCGCGCTCAAAGCCGCTGAAGGGTTTGCCGAAAAAGGCGTGGACACCACTATCGTGGTTCGCTCGCGTATCATGCGTACCTATTTCGATGAAACAGCCGGAGAACTGATTGTCAATCATCTGGAAAAGAACGGCATCAGGTTTCTTCAGGGCACCGCCACCAAGCAGATAGTCCGTTACGAGGACGGCACCATCAAAGGTGTGGAAACGGATAAAGGCATGGTGGCTGCTGATGTTGTCATTGTGGCCGCCGGCGTTCGCCCCAACATGGGACTGGCTGCACAGGCAGGCCTGGTCACCGAACAGGGCATTCGTGTGAACGACTACATGGTCACCAGTGATAACGATATCTTTGCCGCAGGCGATGTGGCCGAAGCCAAGGACCTGCTCACCGGAGAATATACCGTTCGTCCCATCTGGCCCAATGCCTATACCCAAGGCCGTTATGCCGGGCTAAACATGGCCGGTGCGAACACCCCCTATACGGGTGGCATGTCCATGAACTCCATTACATATTACGGATTGCCGACCATCTCCGTGGGCGAGACCAATCTGGCCGATGACGACGAATACGAAACCGCCGTCCATCTTGATCGGGAGAATTCAGTATACCGGAAACTCATTTTCAAGGACAATGTGCTGGCCGGGTGCATCCTCATCGGCGATATTGATGTGGCAGGCTTTTATACAAGCTTCATCAAGAACGGTTTTGAATTGGACGCCAAGGCCAAGGAACAGCTCATGGAGGGAGATCCTTCCCCTGCCTTGTGGCCGGACAGCTTCATCGAAGCCATGATGAACAATCCTTGAATCGTATTTCCGCAGTATGTCGAGAGAAGAGCCGCATTGTTGCGGCTCTTTTTTTTATTTTGTTTTGTGAGTGAATACACAGTCCCATCCACACTCGGGCGGATTGTCTTTCAGGAGTTCGCACCGTTCGATGTAGAGATCATAGAGGAGCGGTTCAACGTCGGCTTCCTTGAGTTCCGTGAACAGTTTTTTGGCTTCCTTGAAGTCCATTTCCGTGTAGGTGTCATGGGCTTTTTCGTACAGCGCAAGTTCATCCTTGCGCGATTCCGCTTCTTCAAGGGTATAGGCTGTGTAAATTTTCACCGGTTGTTCTTTGCCCTTGACCCGGACGTTGTCCAGGATGCGGAAATAGTATTTGTCGCCGCAGGCGTCTACGATGTTTTGACTCACGATCAGTTTCTGACCGTAATATTTGGTCAGACTCTCCAGACGGGAAGCGAGATTCACGTTGTCGCCGATCAGGGTGTAGTCGAAGAGGTCGGCCGATCCCATGTTGCCGACGCGAACGGAACCGGAGTGAATGCCGATTCCCACGGCAATGGTGAAGCCGTATTTTTCGAGGAATTCCACATTGAGTTCCTTGAGCTTCTCCTGCTGGGCAAGGGCGGCCTGAAGTGATTTCTCCTGGTGGTCTTCAACGTCAAGTGGAGCGTTCCAGAAGGCCATGACCGCATCGCCGATGAATTTGTCCAGAGTGCCTTCATGCTCGGTGATGATTCGCGTCATGGGCGTCAAATAGTCGTGGAGCAGGTCGGTAACCTGTGTCGGTGTCAGTTTTTCGGACAAGGAGGTGAAGCTGCGTACGTCCGAGAACTGAATGGTGATATCCTTTTCCTGGCCTTCCAGGGAAAGAGCGTCAGGGTTTTCCATGATCTGAGAGATGACGGACGGGGCCAGGTAATGGGCGAATGCACCGTGGATGAACCGTTTTGCAATTTCCTCGCGCCAGAATTTGATGATGGTCAGGGTGGTGAATGTCAAAGCCAGCGTGAGGTAGGCGTACATAGGCGAAATGAAATAGTTCTGTTCTTCGAAGAGCAGGACCGAGCCGTGCCACATGACATATCCACACCCGATCAGGGGGAGAATGATCCAGGAGGCCCTGGCCCACATTATCAGGAACGTGGTGAGAATTCCGCAGATCAGCATGGAAACGAATTCAAAGCCCGGGGCCCAGTCCGGGACAGAGAGCAGTTGCTGTGATAAAATGTTGTCGATTATGGTGGCGTGGGCTTCCACTCCAGGGAAGCCCGGATCGAGCGGAGTGGCTCGGATATCCTTCAGACCCGAGGCAGACGTGCCGATGATGGCGATGCGCCCATCGAGATGGCCGGCTGGGAGTTTTCGGCGCAGGACGTCGGAAGCACTGATGTACTCAAAGGTCTTCATTCCGCCCCTGTAGTTGATGAGCATCTGACCGTTGGCATCCGTGGGAATGACGACGCCGTTAAATTTGAGTGACTCCACGCCGATGGAAGACATCTTGAGGACCATGTTGCTCATGCCTGATGCCTGCATCAGTGTGGCAAGGGCAAGATTTGGATATATTTGATTATTGTAGCTGTAGAGCAGCGGGACTCTGCGGTATACGGAATCCAGGTCCGGCGAGATGGTGATGAAACCGGTTTGCGGTGCCGCCTTGGACAGGATCGGAATGGGGCAAATCATCTGGTCGGCTTTGGGAAGAGCGTCATGGGGTGACATGGCGCCTGGGGGAGAGAGAATGGCTACCTTGGCCGGTTTTATGAAACTGGCATCTCGCTCGATGGCGGTTGTATGTCCTTTCCTGTTATTGAGGAAGTCGATGCCGAGAACATACGGGCCGTCCTTGAGGTTGAAGGCCAGGAGCTTGTCATAGTCCATCAAGTCGTTGGGCAGTCCCTGAAAGCCGATATCGATCTGAAGCTCATTTTTCAGATCCTTTACCATTATATTGGGTGACGTTCTGTCCGGTTCGACAAAGATGATATCCGAAGCCACGGCTATGGCACCGTAAGCGGTGAGAAATTTGAGAAGCATGGCGACCCGGTATCGCGGCCAGGGCCATTGCCCCAGTTCGGCCAAGCTCTTTTCGTCGAGATCGATGATCACCGGGATTTGTGTGGCTGCCGGATGATGGTATTCTTTCAGGTAGTGGTCGTAAATTTTCAATTCCAATAAATAAAGGAATTGAGGTTTGCTGATGAAGAAAAAGATCATGATCAGGGTGACCGAGACGCCGGTGCCAAGGAGTATCAACTGATCTTTCTTGAATATTTTTTTTAGCAGTTCAAACATATGTCTGTGTTGGAAAGAGGTTGTATGACCCTCCATTTATTACAGATGATAGATAGAATATAAAGAGAAACTCACATTGCACCGGATAATTTTCAGATCCTTTCCCCTTGAAAACTCACCGAGAGATTGCAACTATATTGATTTGCAGTAGTTTTTATTAAAACCCAGACAGGAGGGGCGTAAGGACGCGGCAGCTTGTTCCCGTGGTTTGCCCCATGATGTTACAGCGGGCCGTCAGATGTTCTTGAAAATCATCATCAGGCCCAGCAAAAATACGAGGATGAATGCGAGTTTCCGGTATCCATGGTCTGAGATGTGCTTGTAGGCTAGGGTGCCAAGATAAATGCCCGCAACAAGCGCCGGAAGCGACATGGAGTAAAGACGCAGGACTTCATGTGTGATCATCCCGGAAATGGCGTGTGATGCGATGATGATGAGACCCGAAATGGCGAAGTAGCAGGCCAGTGTCGCTTTGACCTGATCTTTGGACCAGGGTTGCAAGGCTGTGTAAATAATGACCGGCGGCCCTCCTGCGCCGATGCTTCCTCCAAGAAAACCGGACAAGAGACCGGCAAGGACTGTGAAGATGGGCTTGAGTTGTCGGGATTTTGGTTTATATAAGAGTTGGTGGCTTGTGAACAGGATCATCAGGATGCCGAGTCCTATGGACAGTGTTTGGGTTGAAACATGCTTGAGCACGTAAACTCCCAAGGGAATGCCGGGCAGGGTGGCCAGCATCAGGGTGAAGATGCTTTTCAGATGGATGCTGTCGCGCAGGCGTATGCTCAGGTACAGGCTGATGAGAACAGCCAGCAGCACCATGAGCGGTACGCAGGTCTTGATGTTCAGAAAAAGTCCTAGAAGCGGCAGGGCGATGAGTCCGAAGCCAAATCCGGTCAGTCCCTGGAGAAATGCGGCGACTAGTACTATTGAAATAATGGCGACTAATTCAAGCATTGCCGTGGAGTACTGTATTTATCCCAGTATCTCAATGAAGAATCCATGTCGGAAAATAAAGATGGAAAAACAGTTGCAACTAAAATGGCTCACAGGTTATAGATAAAAACGAATTGGCGTTTTTTTTAACAAATTGCAGTATCTCAGGAGGTTGAGCTTATGAGTATTGTCATTGATCCGGATGAATGCATCGGCTGTGAATCATGCGTCGAAATATGCCCGGATGTTTTTGAAATGGATGCAGACGGGGAGAAGGCTGTGGTTATTGCTCCTGACTCGGATGCTGCTTGTGTTGACGAAGCTATTGAAACCTGCCCCAACGAGGCGATTTCCAAATAGGCAGTGCATGGCATGAACAAAAAAAAGACCGCACCAGGGTGCGGTCTTTTTTTTGTCGTCGATCAGTTCTTTTTCTCAAAAAAGGTACGCAACTTTTCGATGCGCTCGCGGTTACTGTCAAAATCGAAAGTATCGCCACGGGACATGGAAAGAACGTGAATCACTCCCGCCTGTTCATCATAGAAAAATTCGGCGTCGTCCATGGTTCTCAGGATGGTGCTTTTGAATTCGGCCCGCAAGTAGTTGCCGTCGGCCTCAAGGACCTTGCCGCCAAAAATGGACTCCACTGAGTTGGCGAGGTCCACCATGACTATCTCGGGGCTGCCCGTGGCCTTGATCGGATCGATTTTATACTTCACGTCATCGGTTTGGGAGGAGACGCAATCGTCCACAGTACAGGCTGCAAAACGGCCGTCCTTCATTCCCATCACAGGGATTTTGGTGGAACAACCGGAAAGGGAAGTCAGGACAACAATGATGCATAAGGAGTAAAGTATCTGTTTCATGGTGCTCAATCTATTGTAAAACGTTGTAAAAAAGCAACCCCTCTCCATGGTTTTCGACGAACTGTCACCTGGATCGGGTGGCCATGGCCACGCCTGAAAAAATGAGGACAAAGCCAGCCGCATGAGCCCATGTGATGGGCTGTCCCAGCAGGAAGTAGGCGCCTATGCCGCTGAAAACCGGAATGAAATACTGAAACAGGGCGGACGTGCCGGGACCGATGAGCATGATGGCGGAGTTCCAGAGGATGAAGGCTATAAGGGATGCCCCGATTCCGATGTAGAGCATAACCCCGACAATGGCCGGGGTCACGGACCAGGCCGGATAAAAATGTTGTTCGATCAAAGCGGCCGGTATGAGCGGAATGACTCCCAGGAAGAAAATGGCGCCAAGATAGGATTTTCGGCTGATCGTATCGGGCTTTCGCTTGACCAGAATCGAATATATGGCCCAGAGGAATCCGGCAAAAAGCATCCAGAGATCGCCTGCACGGAAAGTCAAGCCGAGCAGGACATCCATGTTGCCTCTAGTTGCGATTATCATCATGCCGCAGATGGCCACCAATAGGCCGACCGTGCGAAGCGGGGAAATCGTTTCCTTGAGAAAGATACGGGCGAGGATGACAACAAAGACTGGCGTGATCGATGCCAGCAGGGCCAGATTCACCGTGTCCGTTGTCCAGGCGCTGATGTAAACCAGCGTATTGAACACTGTGACGCCCGTGAAGGCAGCGGCAAGCAGGGAGTACTTGTGTTCGAGCAGGGCGGCCATGTCCCGACGCATGGATTTTGCCGCAAAAGGAAACAAAAACAAGCTCGCCGTAGTCCAGCGCAATGCGGCCAGAGTGATCGGTGGCACGATGCCCACAAACCCGCTGGCAATGATGAAGTTGCCGGACCAGATGGTCACCGCCAGGAGGGCGTAAAGTAAGCCTAATGGCCTGTTACTGAGCATGGGCGTTGATAAAACAGCGAATAGGTATTGGCAACGGCTTTCTTGTTGACGGAAATGGCTTTGTCAGATTGGCCATTGGAATCGGTCCATGAGGATCGATCCGCATGATCAAACTCAATTCCTTCTGCCAGGAGCAGCGATTTTTGCAGATCGTATCCCTGGAGTTGTCCCAGGGATATTTTCCCTTCCCTGTTGACAACCCTATGCCATGGAAGCTCTTCCTTGCGCGAGCAGGAGTGCAGGATGCGTGCAACCTGGCGTGCTGCGCGACGATTGCCGGCCATGGTTGCAATAGTGCCATAAGTCGTTACTTTGCCCCTGGGTATGGAACGGATGGCATGGATGACTTTTTGCGTGAAAGGAGAGGAGTCCATGACGGTTTGATAATCCGGTTGACGTCGGGAGGCAATGGCGTTTTGCTTTGTCTTTGCAGTTCAATCTGCTTCATGGGCAAGAATTGTAGTAATACATGACTATGTATCTGTTGAAAATGAGTGAGTAGCTTAATAGAGTTGGCGGGGTGCTATTCCCGTTTGTGTACTGACAAACGTGTGCTGGATGAGACTTGTTTCCTCATCCATATGCACCGATACTGTATGTGAATTTAAGAGTACATGGAGTTTGCATGGAAGATATCTTCAATAATCCTTTTGGAATCAAAGTGTTGTCAAGTCTGATCCTGGCAATTGTCATAACCGTGTTTGCAAAGATCGCCATTTCGATTTCACAGAAGAACAAAGAACGGATCTCTGAATCCCAGTATGTCATCAAATACACGGCTGTTTTTTTCTTTGGCATTGCCATGGTCGTCATATGGCTGGATGGAATCGGCCCGATGTTGACAGCCCTGACTATCGTTGCAGCCGCATTGACCATCGTAGCCAAGGAAATCATTTTGAATTTTCTGGGTTCTTTCGTGATTTTCTGGCGTGAACTTTTCGCAATTGGCGACAGGGTTCAAGTGGGAGATCATGCCGGTGATGTCATTGACAAAGGGCTTCTGTATTTCACCCTTCTTGAACTAGGACAAGACCAGTCTACAGGTCACAGCACCGGCAGGATGATTAAGATTCCCAATTCCCTTGTCCACACGCTCCCAATAATCAATGCCACTCGTGGTGCCGGTTTCATATGGAACGAGATGACTTTTTCAGTCACCAGAAAGAGTGATTGGGAAAAGGGAAAGATTCTTTTACTGGAAGTGGCCAACGAATACTCGAGAGCAAATTCCATTGATCTTGAAAAAGTGAAGAGAACATTCGAAAAAAACAAGATCTACTTTAACACGCTGACTCCAAAGGTCTATATTTCCGTAGGAATGTTCGGCGTCAAGCTTACACTGAGATACATTTGCCGTGCGCGTCTGATTCGTGAAAGTGAGGAATTCATCACAACCCGTTTCCTGCATAAGCTTGAACCTGGCCTTATTGAACTGACCGAGGAACAGTAGAAATAATCACGACCTCGGTGTCGCGATGTGCCACTTGTCGCCGACCAAGACGCGGTATTGGCCGGTTGCCTGTTGTGTTCCCACAACTCAACGGGGAAGAATAAGTTCTTCATATCTGGGGGGGGCACAATACCCATTTCGAATAAACACAAAAAGCCCTGAGTAGAAATACTCAGGGCTTTTCAATTCGTGGCGGAGAGGGTGGGATTCGAACCCACGTATGGGCTATGAACCCATAACTCGATTTCGAGTCGAGCGCGTTACGGCCGGACTTCGCTACCTCTCCGCTTGCGGCTAGTGCCGATGTGGAAAGGGTTTATAAACAGACTGAGCGCAACTGGCAAGCACCTTTTGGCCCTGGTGTGCTTCTGACTAATGGGCAATAGAATGAAAACGCCTTCCGACAGCGGGCCGGAATGCGTTTTATCTTGCCTTGAAAGTGTTCTTACAGCGGCTTCAGTTGGCTGTGGTCGTGGTCGTGATTGTCGCAATCATGGTGGTCGCAAGTGATGAGATTGTCCTGAAGCTCACCGGCAAGCCATTTGGCGGCAACTTCGTCGATGGGACCGGAGCAGCCCCTGACCACTTCGATGCCCACGCCTTTCAGGATGTTCAGCGCGCCCTGGCCCATGTTGCCGGCGAGCATGACTTTAATGCCCTTTTCGGCCAGGACCGGGGCGATGTCGGATTTGCAGCCGCATCCTTCGGGTGAATCCATCCGTTCCTTGCCGACGATGTTCCTGTCGTCGTCCAGGGTCATGATGGTGTAGTGGTCGCAATGGCCGAAATGGTCGTCGATGTTGCCGTCGCGGGTGGGAATAGCAATTTTCATATCAGAGCTCCTGAGTATGTAAATATTTGTTGAAACGAGAAGGTAAGGCGGTTTGTCCGCTTGTAAAGGGATAGGGCGCTACTTTCTGCGTTCAAGGAAAAAACGCTTGAGCAGACCTCGGCATTCTTCGGCCATAACGCCCTCGACCGTCCACATATGGTGGTTGGTGAAGGGCAGGGAACACCCCTGAAGGTTGGTGACCAACGCTCCGGCCCGTTCATCCCTGGCAGCAAAGACCACTCCTGCGATCCGAGCGTGAATGAGCGCGCCGGTACACATGAGGCAGGGTTCGAGCGTGACCGCCAAGATGCTCCCGGTCAGGCGGTAATTCCCTGTGATCTCGGCCGCTTTGCGTAGGCATAAGATCTCGGCATGTCCGGTGGGATCGTTCAGGGCGATGGGCCGGTTGTGGGCCGAAGCCATAAGCGATCCGTCCGGGGCAAACAAGGCTGCCCCTATGGGTGCCTCGTCTGTCCTGGCCGCCTTGCACGCCTCTTCAAAGGCCACATCCATGAGGGAGCGCCAACTGGTTCCGGCAGGCGGTT
Encoded proteins:
- a CDS encoding FAD-dependent oxidoreductase, with translation MNYVIVGNGVSAIGAIEGIRQHDKNGNIMVISDEAVPTYGRPLISYYLSDKIKFDTLPFRPKEFYEKNKVEIRLGSRVLSIDTKAKILTLDCGDTVSYDRLLLATGGTPVKPNLAGIDGPGVHNFTTVAHAEILKELVDKVKKVVVIGAGLIALKAAEGFAEKGVDTTIVVRSRIMRTYFDETAGELIVNHLEKNGIRFLQGTATKQIVRYEDGTIKGVETDKGMVAADVVIVAAGVRPNMGLAAQAGLVTEQGIRVNDYMVTSDNDIFAAGDVAEAKDLLTGEYTVRPIWPNAYTQGRYAGLNMAGANTPYTGGMSMNSITYYGLPTISVGETNLADDDEYETAVHLDRENSVYRKLIFKDNVLAGCILIGDIDVAGFYTSFIKNGFELDAKAKEQLMEGDPSPALWPDSFIEAMMNNP
- a CDS encoding adenylate/guanylate cyclase domain-containing protein, with the protein product MFELLKKIFKKDQLILLGTGVSVTLIMIFFFISKPQFLYLLELKIYDHYLKEYHHPAATQIPVIIDLDEKSLAELGQWPWPRYRVAMLLKFLTAYGAIAVASDIIFVEPDRTSPNIMVKDLKNELQIDIGFQGLPNDLMDYDKLLAFNLKDGPYVLGIDFLNNRKGHTTAIERDASFIKPAKVAILSPPGAMSPHDALPKADQMICPIPILSKAAPQTGFITISPDLDSVYRRVPLLYSYNNQIYPNLALATLMQASGMSNMVLKMSSIGVESLKFNGVVIPTDANGQMLINYRGGMKTFEYISASDVLRRKLPAGHLDGRIAIIGTSASGLKDIRATPLDPGFPGVEAHATIIDNILSQQLLSVPDWAPGFEFVSMLICGILTTFLIMWARASWIILPLIGCGYVMWHGSVLLFEEQNYFISPMYAYLTLALTFTTLTIIKFWREEIAKRFIHGAFAHYLAPSVISQIMENPDALSLEGQEKDITIQFSDVRSFTSLSEKLTPTQVTDLLHDYLTPMTRIITEHEGTLDKFIGDAVMAFWNAPLDVEDHQEKSLQAALAQQEKLKELNVEFLEKYGFTIAVGIGIHSGSVRVGNMGSADLFDYTLIGDNVNLASRLESLTKYYGQKLIVSQNIVDACGDKYYFRILDNVRVKGKEQPVKIYTAYTLEEAESRKDELALYEKAHDTYTEMDFKEAKKLFTELKEADVEPLLYDLYIERCELLKDNPPECGWDCVFTHKTK
- a CDS encoding sulfite exporter TauE/SafE family protein; its protein translation is MLELVAIISIVLVAAFLQGLTGFGFGLIALPLLGLFLNIKTCVPLMVLLAVLISLYLSIRLRDSIHLKSIFTLMLATLPGIPLGVYVLKHVSTQTLSIGLGILMILFTSHQLLYKPKSRQLKPIFTVLAGLLSGFLGGSIGAGGPPVIIYTALQPWSKDQVKATLACYFAISGLIIIASHAISGMITHEVLRLYSMSLPALVAGIYLGTLAYKHISDHGYRKLAFILVFLLGLMMIFKNI
- a CDS encoding ferredoxin — its product is MSIVIDPDECIGCESCVEICPDVFEMDADGEKAVVIAPDSDAACVDEAIETCPNEAISK
- a CDS encoding DUF1499 domain-containing protein, whose translation is MKQILYSLCIIVVLTSLSGCSTKIPVMGMKDGRFAACTVDDCVSSQTDDVKYKIDPIKATGSPEIVMVDLANSVESIFGGKVLEADGNYLRAEFKSTILRTMDDAEFFYDEQAGVIHVLSMSRGDTFDFDSNRERIEKLRTFFEKKN
- a CDS encoding DMT family transporter encodes the protein MLSNRPLGLLYALLAVTIWSGNFIIASGFVGIVPPITLAALRWTTASLFLFPFAAKSMRRDMAALLEHKYSLLAAAFTGVTVFNTLVYISAWTTDTVNLALLASITPVFVVILARIFLKETISPLRTVGLLVAICGMMIIATRGNMDVLLGLTFRAGDLWMLFAGFLWAIYSILVKRKPDTISRKSYLGAIFFLGVIPLIPAALIEQHFYPAWSVTPAIVGVMLYIGIGASLIAFILWNSAIMLIGPGTSALFQYFIPVFSGIGAYFLLGQPITWAHAAGFVLIFSGVAMATRSR
- a CDS encoding methylated-DNA--[protein]-cysteine S-methyltransferase; this translates as MDSSPFTQKVIHAIRSIPRGKVTTYGTIATMAGNRRAARQVARILHSCSRKEELPWHRVVNREGKISLGQLQGYDLQKSLLLAEGIEFDHADRSSWTDSNGQSDKAISVNKKAVANTYSLFYQRPCSVTGH
- a CDS encoding mechanosensitive ion channel domain-containing protein; protein product: MEDIFNNPFGIKVLSSLILAIVITVFAKIAISISQKNKERISESQYVIKYTAVFFFGIAMVVIWLDGIGPMLTALTIVAAALTIVAKEIILNFLGSFVIFWRELFAIGDRVQVGDHAGDVIDKGLLYFTLLELGQDQSTGHSTGRMIKIPNSLVHTLPIINATRGAGFIWNEMTFSVTRKSDWEKGKILLLEVANEYSRANSIDLEKVKRTFEKNKIYFNTLTPKVYISVGMFGVKLTLRYICRARLIRESEEFITTRFLHKLEPGLIELTEEQ
- a CDS encoding NifB/NifX family molybdenum-iron cluster-binding protein produces the protein MKIAIPTRDGNIDDHFGHCDHYTIMTLDDDRNIVGKERMDSPEGCGCKSDIAPVLAEKGIKVMLAGNMGQGALNILKGVGIEVVRGCSGPIDEVAAKWLAGELQDNLITCDHHDCDNHDHDHSQLKPL
- a CDS encoding nucleoside deaminase, whose amino-acid sequence is MAAPTPPKPPAGTSWRSLMDVAFEEACKAARTDEAPIGAALFAPDGSLMASAHNRPIALNDPTGHAEILCLRKAAEITGNYRLTGSILAVTLEPCLMCTGALIHARIAGVVFAARDERAGALVTNLQGCSLPFTNHHMWTVEGVMAEECRGLLKRFFLERRK